Proteins encoded in a region of the Oncorhynchus clarkii lewisi isolate Uvic-CL-2024 chromosome 18, UVic_Ocla_1.0, whole genome shotgun sequence genome:
- the LOC139373811 gene encoding cilia- and flagella-associated protein 20 isoform X1 yields MFKNTFQSGFLSILYSIGSKPLQIWDKKVRNGHIKRITDNDIQSLVLEVEGTNVSTTYITCPADPKKTLGIKLPFLVMIIKNLKKYFTFEVQVLDDKNVRRRFRASNYQSTTRVKPFICTMPMRLDDGWNQIQFNLSDFTRRAYGTNYIETLRVQIHANCRIRRVYFSDRLYSEDELPAEFKLYLPVQNKAKQ; encoded by the exons atgtttaaaaacacatttcaaaGTGGATTCCTATCTATATTGTATAGCATTGGGAGCAAACCTCTTCAGATATGGGATAAAAAG GTCAGGAACGGCCACATAAAACGGATTACAGACAATGACATCCAGTCGCTGGTGCTTGAAGTGGAGGGAACAAATGTCAG CACAACTTACATCACATGTCCGGCAGACCCAAAGAAGACACTTGGCATCAAACTACCTTTCTTGGTTATGATCATCAAGAACTTGAAGAAGTATTTCACCTTTGAAGTCCAG GTGTTGGATGACAAGAATGTGAGGAGGCGGTTTCGGGCCAGTAACTACCAGAGCACCACGCGGGTAAAACCCTTCATCTGTACCATGCCCATGAGGCTGGACGATGGCTGGAACCAGATCCAGTTCAACCTGTCTGACTTCACACGGCGGGCCTACGGCACCAACTACATCGAGACACTCCGTGTGCAG ATCCATGCAAACTGCCGCATCCGGAGAGTGTACTTCTCTGACCGACTGTACTCGGAGGATGAGCTCCCTGCAGAGTTCAAACTGTATTTACCCGTACAGAACAAAGCAAAG CAGTAG
- the LOC139373811 gene encoding cilia- and flagella-associated protein 20 isoform X2, giving the protein MFKNTFQSGFLSILYSIGSKPLQIWDKKVRNGHIKRITDNDIQSLVLEVEGTNVSTTYITCPADPKKTLGIKLPFLVMIIKNLKKYFTFEVQVLDDKNVRRRFRASNYQSTTRVKPFICTMPMRLDDGWNQIQFNLSDFTRRAYGTNYIETLRVQIHANCRIRRVYFSDRLYSEDELPAEFKLYLPVQNKAK; this is encoded by the exons atgtttaaaaacacatttcaaaGTGGATTCCTATCTATATTGTATAGCATTGGGAGCAAACCTCTTCAGATATGGGATAAAAAG GTCAGGAACGGCCACATAAAACGGATTACAGACAATGACATCCAGTCGCTGGTGCTTGAAGTGGAGGGAACAAATGTCAG CACAACTTACATCACATGTCCGGCAGACCCAAAGAAGACACTTGGCATCAAACTACCTTTCTTGGTTATGATCATCAAGAACTTGAAGAAGTATTTCACCTTTGAAGTCCAG GTGTTGGATGACAAGAATGTGAGGAGGCGGTTTCGGGCCAGTAACTACCAGAGCACCACGCGGGTAAAACCCTTCATCTGTACCATGCCCATGAGGCTGGACGATGGCTGGAACCAGATCCAGTTCAACCTGTCTGACTTCACACGGCGGGCCTACGGCACCAACTACATCGAGACACTCCGTGTGCAG ATCCATGCAAACTGCCGCATCCGGAGAGTGTACTTCTCTGACCGACTGTACTCGGAGGATGAGCTCCCTGCAGAGTTCAAACTGTATTTACCCGTACAGAACAAAGCAAAG TAG